From Gimesia panareensis, the proteins below share one genomic window:
- a CDS encoding DUF1559 domain-containing protein, with the protein MSTSSKRGFTLIELLVVIAIIAILIALLLPAVQQAREAARRSTCKNNLKQIGVALHNYHDTHRLFPYGHMEVASGNYNSSSPYGTYHWRDTWAQQLWPFVDQAPLYNKYSADPATHVFFTTDPAVVKAVVPVYLCPSDPSTPGSADTSGRSQGSYIGCAGNETTTTGSNLNGIFSANSNTKIRDLKDGSSNTIMVSEIIIRGQAATTTQWGCPGCYGIGGAHGEMTFTTRETPNTQVPDQNYACKSTTWPNAPCVVNTGTKYNFARSYHVGGVHALLADGAVRFISSNIDRPTFQNLGNKKDGQVLGEF; encoded by the coding sequence ATGTCTACGTCTTCCAAGCGAGGATTTACCCTCATCGAATTGTTGGTCGTGATTGCGATCATTGCGATTTTAATCGCTCTATTATTGCCGGCTGTGCAGCAGGCGCGGGAAGCAGCCCGCCGATCGACCTGTAAGAATAATCTGAAGCAGATCGGTGTCGCGTTGCATAACTACCATGATACACACCGTCTGTTTCCCTATGGTCATATGGAAGTAGCCAGTGGCAATTACAATTCCTCTTCCCCGTATGGAACCTATCACTGGCGGGATACCTGGGCGCAGCAGCTCTGGCCGTTCGTTGATCAGGCACCGTTATACAACAAGTATTCTGCCGATCCAGCGACGCATGTTTTCTTCACAACCGATCCGGCAGTGGTCAAAGCAGTCGTTCCGGTTTACCTGTGTCCTTCCGATCCTTCCACACCCGGGAGCGCCGATACCTCAGGCCGTTCTCAGGGGAGCTATATCGGGTGTGCCGGAAACGAGACAACTACGACCGGTTCCAATCTGAACGGAATCTTTTCTGCCAATTCCAATACGAAGATTCGTGATCTGAAAGACGGTTCATCCAACACGATCATGGTTTCTGAGATCATCATTCGCGGTCAGGCTGCTACTACCACTCAGTGGGGCTGCCCGGGCTGTTACGGGATTGGTGGTGCTCACGGTGAAATGACCTTCACGACGCGTGAGACACCAAATACTCAGGTACCCGACCAGAACTACGCCTGCAAGTCGACCACCTGGCCCAATGCACCATGTGTGGTCAATACAGGGACCAAGTACAACTTCGCCCGCAGTTATCATGTGGGGGGCGTGCATGCATTGCTGGCAGATGGGGCCGTGCGGTTCATTTCTTCCAACATTGACCGTCCCACCTTCCAGAATCTGGGGAATAAAAAGGACGGCCAGGTTCTGGGCGAATTTTAA
- a CDS encoding PSD1 and planctomycete cytochrome C domain-containing protein — protein MRHSGRLSGKQILLILGMIICLILVESNAASLAKDSAKGKKVALTYEKDILPIFRAKCFRCHAGVEPKGGLNLSQPSALLIGGDSGAAIRISAAESSLLYEKVTSGEMPAAGQKLTAKEKGVIRTWINDGAKGIKPATTVDRSDDVTGVELWSFNPPARPPTPAVTAQQRVSNPIDAFILRKLEEHQLTLQPEADRLTLLRRASFDLIGLPPSPEEIKQFLDDQRPDAYARMIDRLLASPHYGERWGRHWLDVAGYTDSAGILSSDLPLPLAYRYRDYVIRAFNKDKPYDRFLQEQIAGDELTDYWTAYNTQDTLPEEVVEGITATGFLRTAADASRPDFSSIKNAAGQYFYPTMFDTLQIVCSSTMGLTVQCARCHSHKFDPVPQVDYYRMQAVFTGAYRPTDWVPQMNRRLKIASKKQKQSADKINAEVDKQVKQLKAGFEKYKQGLADQIFAKRLTALPEQIRDDVEIAFAVSKENRSEIQKYLFEKFEKQLRPDVKELDQAFKANFPEYVIKGKALNDQVAAAEKRRIHFDEVRALYDLPGSVTTPVLLRGDPQTPGPNVEPGVITTIDTPEPFSWTPPPKDTPTSGRRLAFARWLTQPEHPLTARVMVNRIWLHHFSTGIVSTPEDFGVSGSPPSHSELLDWLATEFVQNGWSIKHMHRLILTSSTWRQRSRVSPETRQSGTAIDPENRLLWRQNMQRLQAEPLRDAVLATSGLLDPTMFGAPIAVQRLKSGEVIVPVKSAPDRRSIYIQILRLNPQTMLRAFDQPEMTVNCTNRSTSTVSTQALTLLNSDPMVRAANAFAKRVQTEQPEDPTGRAVLAAFSRPITSDERELFTEFLEEQTAKHLATHSSKEQQKPEIIKQSKQLAMADLCHMLLSANEFAYID, from the coding sequence ATGAGACACTCTGGACGACTCTCAGGAAAACAGATTCTCCTCATCCTCGGAATGATCATCTGTCTAATCCTGGTCGAATCGAATGCTGCCAGCCTCGCAAAAGACTCCGCGAAAGGCAAAAAGGTCGCGCTGACCTATGAAAAAGACATCCTCCCGATTTTTCGGGCGAAGTGCTTTCGCTGTCACGCAGGCGTCGAACCCAAAGGCGGACTGAATCTGTCCCAGCCTTCCGCGCTGTTGATCGGAGGCGACTCCGGAGCCGCCATTCGAATTTCTGCGGCCGAATCCAGCCTGCTCTATGAGAAAGTCACTTCTGGCGAGATGCCTGCTGCCGGGCAAAAACTGACAGCGAAAGAAAAGGGAGTGATTCGAACGTGGATTAATGACGGTGCCAAAGGCATTAAACCTGCGACCACCGTGGATCGCTCGGATGACGTCACGGGCGTCGAACTCTGGTCCTTTAATCCGCCGGCACGGCCCCCCACACCAGCGGTAACTGCACAGCAGCGAGTCTCAAATCCGATCGATGCGTTCATTCTCAGAAAACTGGAAGAGCACCAACTCACGCTGCAACCCGAAGCGGATCGCCTGACACTGCTGCGACGTGCCTCATTCGATTTGATCGGGTTGCCTCCTTCGCCAGAGGAGATCAAACAATTCCTCGACGATCAGCGACCCGATGCCTACGCGCGGATGATCGATCGCTTACTGGCAAGCCCGCATTACGGTGAGCGCTGGGGGCGGCACTGGCTCGACGTCGCAGGATATACGGACTCTGCAGGCATCCTCTCATCCGATCTCCCCCTGCCGTTGGCTTATCGCTATCGCGACTATGTGATTCGCGCCTTTAATAAGGACAAACCCTACGACCGCTTTTTACAGGAACAGATTGCCGGCGATGAACTGACCGACTACTGGACCGCGTACAACACGCAGGACACTTTACCCGAGGAAGTCGTGGAAGGCATCACCGCCACCGGCTTTCTGAGGACGGCCGCAGACGCCAGCCGTCCGGACTTTTCCTCCATCAAGAACGCGGCTGGGCAATATTTCTACCCCACCATGTTCGACACACTGCAAATTGTCTGCTCCTCGACGATGGGACTGACCGTGCAGTGCGCCCGCTGTCACAGTCATAAATTCGATCCGGTTCCGCAGGTCGATTACTATCGCATGCAGGCCGTCTTCACAGGTGCGTATCGCCCGACGGACTGGGTTCCGCAGATGAACCGTCGGCTCAAGATCGCCTCAAAAAAGCAAAAGCAGTCTGCGGACAAAATCAATGCCGAAGTAGACAAACAAGTAAAACAGCTGAAAGCCGGCTTCGAGAAATATAAACAGGGACTGGCAGACCAGATTTTCGCGAAACGTCTGACCGCATTACCCGAGCAGATTCGCGATGACGTCGAAATCGCCTTTGCCGTATCCAAAGAAAATCGCAGCGAGATCCAAAAGTATCTGTTTGAGAAGTTTGAAAAACAACTTCGCCCCGATGTGAAGGAACTCGATCAAGCCTTTAAAGCGAACTTCCCGGAATACGTCATCAAAGGCAAAGCGTTGAATGACCAGGTTGCCGCCGCAGAAAAACGCCGCATCCACTTTGACGAAGTGCGTGCCCTCTACGATTTGCCGGGCAGTGTCACCACGCCCGTCTTACTGCGGGGAGATCCGCAAACCCCCGGTCCAAATGTCGAACCTGGCGTGATTACCACGATCGACACCCCGGAACCATTTTCCTGGACACCCCCGCCGAAAGACACTCCCACGAGTGGACGTCGCCTCGCTTTTGCACGCTGGTTAACACAACCAGAGCACCCGCTCACCGCCCGAGTGATGGTCAACCGAATCTGGCTGCATCACTTCAGTACCGGGATCGTCTCCACGCCGGAGGACTTCGGCGTTTCCGGTTCCCCTCCCAGTCATTCCGAATTGCTCGACTGGCTGGCAACAGAATTCGTCCAGAACGGCTGGAGTATCAAACACATGCACCGGCTGATTCTCACATCCAGCACATGGCGTCAGCGATCGCGTGTCAGCCCCGAAACCCGTCAATCAGGCACCGCCATTGATCCGGAAAACAGGCTCCTCTGGCGACAAAACATGCAGCGACTCCAGGCCGAGCCGCTCCGCGACGCTGTCCTGGCAACATCCGGGTTACTGGATCCCACAATGTTTGGTGCGCCCATTGCCGTCCAGCGATTAAAGAGCGGTGAGGTGATCGTACCAGTCAAATCGGCACCGGATCGACGATCGATCTATATTCAGATTCTCCGTCTGAATCCTCAAACCATGCTCCGCGCGTTTGATCAGCCGGAAATGACCGTCAATTGCACAAATCGCAGCACGTCCACCGTCTCGACACAGGCATTGACGCTGCTGAACAGCGATCCCATGGTGCGTGCAGCGAATGCTTTTGCGAAACGGGTACAGACCGAACAACCCGAGGATCCCACAGGCCGCGCGGTCCTGGCCGCTTTTTCACGCCCCATTACTTCGGACGAACGAGAGCTGTTTACAGAATTTCTAGAAGAACAAACAGCAAAACATCTCGCCACCCATTCCAGCAAAGAACAGCAGAAACCGGAAATCATCAAGCAATCAAAACAGCTGGCCATGGCCGACCTGTGCCATATGCTGCTCAGCGCGAACGAGTTTGCCTACATCGACTGA
- a CDS encoding FAD-dependent oxidoreductase, which translates to MGRPRIVVLGAGLQGTCVALALAHRGHAVTLIESRPSPLSAASLRNEGKIHLGFVYALDQSGATQRKMLEGALCFAPLLDRWCGELPWHEWRSEGFLYAVMPDSIAEVGTLHASYTSLSALLSEMAEHELCCPGYLGRELSWLWRAAGEDADSPFDRGLSMKGFFETEEAAIDPRYLAARLKDQLRRHPLIELRCGIMVDGAERRAGGFRLNLQEAGESRTLDADLVANCTWSDRARIDATVGIPADAAPLCYRVKHQIMVEQTPGMRPLVPITMVQGPYGDVVPRRDGQVYISWYPECRTYFGELPPQRSLEDPEVAQSVAERSLSALQQWLPDLAGARILSSAAGVIVARGSTDIEDPQSALHRREAFGVKSYAGWWTVDTGKLTNAPQLGEITGAQINEAMK; encoded by the coding sequence ATGGGGAGACCGCGGATTGTCGTTCTCGGGGCCGGGCTGCAGGGGACGTGTGTGGCTTTGGCGCTGGCGCATCGCGGGCATGCAGTGACATTAATTGAATCGCGGCCTTCCCCATTGAGCGCTGCCAGCTTGCGGAATGAAGGCAAGATCCATCTCGGGTTTGTGTATGCCCTGGACCAGAGTGGGGCGACGCAGCGGAAGATGCTGGAAGGAGCGCTCTGCTTTGCTCCCTTACTCGATCGCTGGTGTGGTGAGTTGCCCTGGCATGAGTGGCGATCGGAGGGCTTTCTGTATGCGGTGATGCCGGACAGCATTGCTGAAGTAGGAACGCTGCACGCTTCCTACACCAGTTTGAGTGCTCTGCTGAGCGAAATGGCAGAGCATGAGTTGTGCTGCCCCGGGTACCTGGGGAGAGAACTGAGCTGGTTATGGCGTGCTGCTGGTGAAGACGCTGATTCACCCTTCGATCGGGGACTGTCCATGAAGGGTTTTTTTGAGACAGAAGAAGCCGCCATCGATCCGCGTTATCTGGCGGCACGACTGAAAGATCAACTGCGCAGACATCCTTTGATTGAGTTGCGTTGTGGAATCATGGTGGATGGTGCCGAGCGGAGAGCGGGCGGCTTTCGACTCAATCTGCAAGAGGCAGGGGAATCACGAACACTTGATGCCGACCTGGTGGCGAACTGTACCTGGAGTGACCGGGCCCGGATTGATGCGACGGTGGGAATTCCCGCTGATGCCGCGCCTCTCTGTTATCGGGTCAAACATCAGATCATGGTAGAGCAGACGCCGGGAATGCGTCCCCTGGTTCCGATTACGATGGTGCAGGGACCCTATGGTGATGTTGTACCGCGACGCGACGGACAGGTTTATATCAGCTGGTACCCGGAGTGCCGGACTTATTTCGGGGAACTGCCTCCACAACGGTCGCTGGAAGATCCCGAGGTGGCACAGTCGGTAGCGGAACGTTCGCTCTCTGCTTTACAGCAATGGCTGCCTGATCTGGCAGGAGCCCGTATCTTGTCTTCAGCAGCCGGGGTGATCGTGGCCCGGGGATCTACGGATATTGAGGATCCCCAGAGCGCGCTGCACCGGCGGGAAGCTTTTGGTGTGAAGTCGTATGCTGGCTGGTGGACGGTAGATACCGGTAAGCTGACCAATGCCCCTCAACTGGGGGAAATCACCGGGGCACAAATAAATGAGGCCATGAAGTGA
- a CDS encoding acyltransferase family protein, which yields MNPPSVLTAVEPVELRPPSGSPGSPPPRFYYMDSMRSILMMLGVVLHGALIYSSTDHWIVSDSHNSIFFSLLDAIIHVFRMPTFFIIAGFFSMMSLQKYGIKVFTQVRLVRILVPLLSTALIVNTLELYFRTTILQQNPMTFTRFLTQVLPQIWLSGQWVSHLWFLLTLLQFFAVGIGLYLLGRCLPNVHVASRLVAGLRKNCYFLLLIPCAELLWSAAAKVAPDLFHGSLCCGLFNLEDFMVFLPYFLLGLWLFRDPGLQDEFHRIARWEWGMLLLAIITQHIEANAHGFNTESLLRIYSFGLICALSSHICYVLFYQFMNRDSRVFRYLSDASYSIYLFHHICVVIFGYLLLNSNIAIGYKFLAVEIATFAVTLSLHHFLILRIPILRFLFNGKRIARS from the coding sequence ATGAACCCACCCTCTGTCCTGACCGCGGTGGAACCGGTCGAATTACGCCCTCCATCCGGATCCCCCGGGTCTCCGCCCCCCCGTTTCTATTACATGGATTCCATGCGGTCGATCCTGATGATGCTGGGAGTCGTGCTCCACGGCGCACTGATCTATTCGTCCACGGATCACTGGATCGTCTCCGACTCTCATAATTCAATCTTTTTTTCGCTGCTGGATGCCATCATCCATGTCTTTCGCATGCCCACGTTCTTCATCATCGCGGGTTTCTTTTCCATGATGAGCCTGCAGAAATACGGCATTAAAGTCTTCACCCAGGTTCGCCTGGTGCGCATTCTAGTCCCGTTGTTAAGTACAGCTCTGATCGTCAACACGCTTGAACTCTATTTCCGTACAACCATCCTGCAGCAGAACCCGATGACGTTTACCCGGTTTCTGACTCAAGTCCTGCCGCAAATCTGGCTGTCCGGCCAGTGGGTCTCGCACCTCTGGTTTCTGCTCACACTCCTGCAATTCTTCGCGGTCGGCATCGGTCTCTACCTGCTCGGCAGATGCCTTCCGAACGTACATGTCGCGAGTCGTCTGGTCGCAGGTCTGCGTAAAAACTGTTACTTCCTGCTCCTCATCCCCTGCGCAGAACTGCTCTGGAGTGCCGCCGCAAAAGTGGCCCCGGATCTCTTTCACGGTTCCCTCTGTTGTGGGCTGTTCAATCTGGAAGACTTCATGGTTTTCCTGCCCTACTTCCTGCTCGGACTCTGGCTCTTCCGGGACCCGGGCCTGCAGGACGAATTTCATCGTATCGCCCGCTGGGAATGGGGAATGCTGCTGCTGGCGATCATCACCCAGCATATCGAAGCCAATGCCCACGGTTTCAATACAGAGAGTCTGCTCCGCATTTACTCATTCGGACTGATCTGCGCCCTCTCCAGCCACATCTGCTATGTCCTGTTCTATCAGTTCATGAACCGGGACTCACGCGTGTTCCGCTACCTTTCAGACGCATCTTATTCGATTTACCTGTTCCACCACATCTGTGTGGTCATCTTCGGCTACCTGCTGCTGAATTCGAACATCGCCATCGGCTACAAGTTTCTGGCTGTCGAAATCGCCACGTTCGCCGTCACACTCTCCCTGCACCACTTTCTGATCCTCCGCATTCCGATACTGCGATTCCTGTTCAACGGAAAACGAATCGCACGTTCCTGA
- a CDS encoding outer membrane protein assembly factor BamE: protein MHHWEVIPLESMGPVQLGMSQEEVRAVLGEPSHTEQACEKWGLSFPDRDCFFRNAFQVSYNQELRVDFIEVSQDRDYIVTYEGLAVHTTPAPELVRAISRRAAFDENYREHPCNYWFPKLYLNLFRSDGESEFFDTVGICTPEFGSK, encoded by the coding sequence ATGCATCATTGGGAAGTCATTCCACTGGAGTCGATGGGACCAGTTCAACTGGGGATGTCGCAAGAGGAAGTCCGTGCGGTCCTGGGAGAGCCTTCTCATACCGAACAGGCATGTGAAAAATGGGGCCTTTCGTTTCCCGACAGGGACTGTTTTTTTCGAAACGCGTTTCAGGTTTCCTATAATCAGGAACTGCGGGTAGACTTTATCGAGGTCAGTCAAGACCGGGATTATATCGTGACCTATGAAGGGCTTGCGGTGCATACGACGCCTGCCCCGGAACTGGTCCGGGCGATTTCCCGTCGGGCGGCATTTGACGAAAACTATCGTGAGCACCCCTGCAATTACTGGTTTCCCAAACTTTACCTCAACCTGTTCCGCTCCGACGGGGAGTCCGAGTTCTTCGATACGGTGGGCATCTGCACGCCGGAATTCGGATCAAAATAA
- the msrA gene encoding peptide-methionine (S)-S-oxide reductase MsrA, whose product MTFSQLPQLALVVLTVTTLFTLLTACENSVTKEDRPVVITDEEPQSEIKMAAHEAEDGLEVVTLGSGCFWCTEAVFRELKGVKSAVSGYSGGAVPNPTYKAVCTGTTGHAEVIQVTFDPKVIPFTDILKVFWETHDPTTLNRQGADVGTQYRSAVFYHNEKQKAEATAYKKQLDDSGQFKSPIVTEITEFKNFYPAEDYHQDYFKLNPNQQYCQYVIRPKLEKFRSKFSEKLKTEEGEKKQ is encoded by the coding sequence ATGACGTTTTCACAACTGCCCCAGCTGGCACTCGTTGTCTTGACCGTTACCACCCTGTTCACACTACTGACCGCCTGTGAGAACTCGGTCACGAAAGAAGACCGCCCCGTCGTGATCACCGATGAGGAGCCGCAATCCGAAATCAAAATGGCCGCCCACGAAGCAGAGGACGGGCTGGAAGTCGTCACGCTCGGTTCGGGCTGTTTCTGGTGCACCGAAGCGGTCTTCCGCGAACTCAAAGGGGTCAAGTCCGCTGTCTCAGGCTACTCGGGAGGCGCAGTCCCCAACCCGACCTACAAAGCGGTCTGTACCGGCACCACCGGTCATGCAGAAGTCATCCAGGTCACCTTCGATCCCAAAGTGATTCCGTTCACCGATATCCTCAAAGTCTTCTGGGAAACCCACGACCCGACCACCCTCAATCGACAGGGGGCAGACGTCGGCACTCAGTACCGCTCCGCCGTCTTCTATCACAATGAAAAGCAGAAAGCAGAGGCGACGGCCTACAAGAAGCAGCTCGACGATTCAGGCCAGTTCAAAAGTCCCATCGTTACCGAAATCACCGAATTCAAAAACTTCTACCCGGCGGAAGACTATCACCAGGATTACTTCAAACTCAATCCGAACCAGCAGTACTGCCAGTACGTCATTCGCCCCAAACTGGAAAAATTCCGCAGCAAATTCAGTGAGAAACTGAAAACGGAAGAGGGTGAAAAAAAGCAGTGA
- a CDS encoding DUF1501 domain-containing protein: protein MSQINPLTRRAALRRLGDGFGGLALATMLSEAAASSRQTTRTPNSLPKAKAVIQLYMHGGPSHVDLLDPKPMLNKFHDTPPPGEVADDEKRTKNLMGSPFQFKKCGSSGLEFSEIQPWVSQHADEIAVVRSMFTEHRNHEQAIWMAQTGLTVAGRPTLGSWVTYGLGSENQNLPGFVALPDPKGQSVDGVRNWSSGWLPPQYQGTVFREQGSPVLHLEPSKPRTQALTNGRLRLLKQLNQMHLAERAGALELEARIDTFEMAGRMQLAATDALDLSQETQETQKLYGLDNPTTKSYGTRCLMARRLVERGVRFVSLFMAGQPWDTHSKNNTQTKACCDRTDLPIGGLLTDLKRRGLLDSTLILWGGEFGRTPGAQQSNKQIEFGRDHHPYGFSVWMAGGGIKGGQAYGATDDFGYRAIEKRTQTANLHATILHLLGLDHEILTYHHNGRDERLTDLYDTKILKELIV, encoded by the coding sequence ATGAGCCAGATAAATCCCCTGACACGCCGCGCCGCACTACGAAGGCTGGGAGATGGATTTGGCGGACTTGCACTCGCCACGATGCTCTCTGAAGCGGCTGCATCCTCGCGGCAGACGACTCGCACCCCAAACAGCCTCCCCAAAGCAAAAGCGGTGATCCAGCTTTACATGCATGGCGGGCCGAGCCACGTCGATCTGTTAGATCCCAAGCCGATGCTGAACAAGTTCCATGACACCCCACCGCCTGGAGAAGTAGCCGACGACGAAAAGCGAACCAAAAACCTGATGGGCAGTCCCTTCCAGTTCAAAAAGTGCGGCAGCAGCGGTCTTGAGTTCTCCGAGATCCAGCCCTGGGTCTCGCAACATGCTGACGAGATCGCTGTGGTGCGTTCAATGTTCACCGAACATCGCAACCACGAACAGGCAATCTGGATGGCACAGACGGGACTGACAGTTGCGGGACGTCCCACGCTGGGATCATGGGTCACCTACGGACTCGGATCGGAAAATCAAAACCTCCCCGGATTTGTGGCACTACCCGATCCGAAAGGCCAGTCCGTAGATGGCGTCCGTAACTGGTCCAGCGGTTGGCTGCCTCCTCAGTATCAGGGAACAGTTTTCCGGGAACAGGGCAGCCCCGTACTGCACCTGGAACCCTCTAAGCCCCGCACACAGGCGCTCACCAACGGCCGTCTGCGACTGCTCAAACAACTCAACCAGATGCACCTGGCCGAACGTGCCGGCGCGTTGGAACTCGAAGCCCGCATCGACACCTTTGAAATGGCCGGCCGCATGCAACTTGCCGCCACCGATGCCCTCGACCTCTCACAGGAAACACAGGAAACGCAAAAACTGTACGGTCTCGACAATCCGACCACGAAGTCCTACGGCACACGATGCCTGATGGCGCGACGGCTGGTCGAACGGGGCGTCCGATTCGTCTCCCTCTTCATGGCAGGTCAGCCCTGGGATACACATTCAAAGAATAACACACAGACAAAAGCCTGCTGTGATCGTACAGACCTGCCCATCGGCGGATTGCTCACGGACCTCAAGCGCCGCGGCCTGCTCGACTCGACATTGATCCTCTGGGGCGGCGAATTCGGGCGCACCCCCGGTGCACAACAGAGCAATAAACAGATCGAATTTGGACGCGATCACCATCCGTATGGTTTCAGCGTCTGGATGGCGGGCGGCGGAATCAAAGGCGGACAGGCCTACGGTGCCACCGACGATTTTGGTTACCGGGCCATCGAGAAACGCACACAAACCGCCAATCTGCACGCGACGATCCTCCACCTGTTAGGCCTGGATCACGAAATCCTCACCTACCATCACAATGGCCGCGATGAACGGTTAACCGACCTCTACGACACAAAAATTCTTAAAGAGTTGATTGTCTGA
- a CDS encoding YqaE/Pmp3 family membrane protein — protein sequence MYFLAVVIPPLAVLLAGKPFQFLLNVILTLFFWVPGMIHAIMVVSEYKADQRNRELVKAVSEGKRND from the coding sequence ATGTATTTTCTGGCTGTTGTGATTCCACCATTGGCCGTTTTGCTGGCAGGCAAACCTTTTCAGTTTTTATTGAACGTCATTCTCACGCTCTTTTTCTGGGTTCCTGGAATGATTCACGCCATCATGGTGGTCAGTGAATACAAAGCAGATCAGCGAAACAGGGAACTGGTTAAGGCGGTGTCTGAAGGCAAGCGGAATGATTGA
- a CDS encoding ferrochelatase has protein sequence MKNEYDAILVVSFGGPEGPDDVIPFLENVLRGKNVPRERMLEVAEHYQQFGGVSPINGQNRALIAALEQELAVHGPQLPIYWGNRNWNPLLPDTLAQMKQDGIQRALGFFTSAFSSYSGCRQYREDIQRAQETVGAGAPDVDKLRMFYNHPGFIEATVERANEALSEIPVERRDRATILFSAHSIPLAMAAGCQYEVQLAESARLVSERLGTHPWHLVYQSRSGPPHQPWLEPDICDFITELGKQGDVQDVVIIPIGFVSDHMEVLFDLDTEAKQVGGEVGINVARAKTVGVHPRFISMIRELIEERISGTEDRPALGPLGPSHDVCPVDCCLRVTEIKR, from the coding sequence ATGAAGAATGAGTACGATGCGATTCTGGTCGTTTCCTTCGGCGGTCCGGAGGGGCCCGATGACGTGATTCCCTTTCTGGAAAATGTATTGCGCGGGAAGAATGTCCCTCGCGAGCGGATGCTGGAAGTCGCGGAGCATTATCAACAGTTTGGGGGCGTCAGTCCGATCAACGGACAGAACCGGGCTCTGATCGCGGCACTGGAGCAGGAACTGGCAGTCCATGGACCACAGCTGCCCATCTACTGGGGCAATCGGAACTGGAATCCGTTGCTGCCGGATACGCTGGCGCAGATGAAACAGGACGGCATCCAGCGGGCACTGGGATTTTTTACATCCGCATTCAGTTCCTATTCGGGTTGCCGCCAGTATCGGGAGGATATTCAACGGGCTCAGGAAACGGTCGGAGCAGGGGCTCCCGACGTGGATAAGCTGCGGATGTTCTATAATCATCCCGGGTTTATCGAAGCGACTGTCGAACGGGCCAACGAGGCACTGTCTGAGATTCCCGTAGAGCGGCGTGATCGGGCGACGATTCTGTTCTCCGCACACAGCATTCCGCTGGCGATGGCCGCGGGGTGCCAGTATGAAGTGCAACTGGCTGAGTCTGCCCGGCTGGTCAGTGAGCGTCTGGGAACGCATCCCTGGCATCTGGTGTATCAGAGCCGTAGCGGTCCGCCGCATCAGCCCTGGCTGGAACCGGATATCTGTGATTTTATTACCGAGCTTGGCAAGCAGGGAGACGTTCAGGATGTGGTCATCATCCCGATCGGATTCGTTTCTGACCATATGGAGGTACTGTTTGATCTGGATACGGAAGCGAAGCAGGTCGGGGGTGAGGTCGGCATCAATGTGGCCCGGGCGAAGACAGTCGGCGTGCATCCCCGATTTATCAGCATGATTCGCGAGCTGATTGAGGAACGGATCAGTGGTACGGAAGACCGACCAGCACTGGGACCATTGGGACCGAGCCATGATGTCTGTCCCGTGGACTGCTGTCTGCGGGTGACGGAGATCAAGCGTTAA
- a CDS encoding glycosyltransferase family 2 protein, which yields MNSHAEDRLTILMPLHQAARWVDTISTTIDRSPAASRLIISDITQVDDALLLLEDRHLGDERITFRREAGVADWRVHVNELLSLVHTEFFSIMPQDDEFYPGYYEELIAALDARPSAGLAFGVIDKLDMQRMEMTRMERVPCELGVKPPWREAIHLDLHWNLGIPYRGVVRREFNRPLPMFPHDYADQIWVFSIALSTYLVEVPSAIYLKRYHDTNTHHTWKPLTGDQRLEILLHEIDTQLASQPAERRAARRKLIQIYRERE from the coding sequence GTGAATTCGCATGCCGAGGACCGGCTGACAATCCTCATGCCACTGCATCAGGCGGCACGATGGGTGGACACCATTTCAACGACGATCGATCGTAGTCCAGCTGCGAGTCGACTGATCATCAGCGATATTACGCAGGTGGATGATGCATTGCTGCTTCTGGAAGATCGGCATTTGGGGGATGAGCGAATTACGTTTCGTCGCGAAGCGGGTGTGGCTGACTGGCGGGTACATGTGAACGAACTGCTGAGTCTGGTACACACTGAATTCTTTTCAATCATGCCTCAGGATGATGAGTTTTATCCCGGATACTACGAAGAACTGATTGCGGCGCTGGATGCGCGACCATCAGCGGGGCTGGCCTTTGGAGTGATCGATAAACTGGACATGCAGCGAATGGAAATGACACGGATGGAGCGAGTCCCGTGTGAGTTGGGAGTAAAACCCCCCTGGCGTGAGGCAATTCACCTTGATCTGCACTGGAATCTGGGAATCCCCTATCGGGGAGTGGTGCGACGGGAATTCAATCGGCCACTGCCAATGTTCCCGCACGATTATGCCGATCAGATCTGGGTCTTCAGCATTGCTCTATCGACATATCTTGTAGAAGTGCCGAGTGCAATCTACCTCAAACGCTATCACGACACGAATACGCATCATACCTGGAAACCTCTGACAGGCGACCAGCGACTGGAAATTCTGCTGCACGAAATAGATACGCAGCTGGCAAGCCAACCAGCGGAGCGAAGGGCGGCGAGACGGAAGCTGATTCAGATATATCGCGAACGAGAATGA